From the genome of Pseudomonadota bacterium, one region includes:
- the tal gene encoding transaldolase, whose translation MNATQQLHDLGQRLWLDNITRGLMTGGTLNRYIRELSVTGLTSNPTIFNQAIGNADFYDAAIRQKARAGKSAETLFFELALEDLTRAADLFRPIHAATGGVDGWVSLEVSPLLADDAAGTIKAAAQLYAQAQRANIFIKIPGTRAGIGAIEETIFAGIPVNVTLLFSREHYLAAAEAYMRGIERRLAAGLDPAVGSVASIFVSRWDVAIKEKVPAALRNRLGIAIAKQTYKAYCELRKSERWQTLAAAGARPQRLLWASTGTKDPDAPDTLYIESLAAPDTINTMPEKTLLAFAEHGQIHGALPADGGDAEAMVAEFARADVDYRALAAHLQREGVQSFAESWNELIERITSKSAALTQSQPGGTTP comes from the coding sequence ATGAATGCTACACAACAACTACACGACCTTGGCCAAAGGCTATGGCTCGACAACATCACGCGCGGGCTGATGACCGGCGGCACACTGAACCGCTATATCCGCGAGCTGTCAGTGACGGGGTTGACGTCCAATCCCACGATCTTCAATCAGGCTATCGGGAACGCTGACTTCTATGATGCGGCCATCCGGCAGAAAGCGCGGGCCGGCAAATCCGCCGAGACTCTGTTCTTTGAGCTGGCGTTGGAGGATTTGACCCGGGCCGCGGATCTTTTCCGTCCGATCCACGCAGCGACCGGCGGGGTTGACGGTTGGGTTTCGCTGGAGGTGTCGCCCTTGCTCGCAGACGATGCCGCCGGCACCATCAAGGCGGCGGCACAACTGTATGCGCAGGCACAACGAGCCAATATCTTTATAAAGATTCCGGGGACCCGTGCCGGTATTGGGGCGATCGAGGAGACGATCTTTGCCGGCATACCGGTGAATGTGACCTTGCTTTTCTCCCGCGAGCACTACCTTGCAGCGGCCGAAGCGTATATGCGCGGCATCGAGCGGCGCCTCGCCGCCGGCCTCGATCCGGCGGTCGGTTCCGTGGCATCGATTTTCGTCAGCCGCTGGGATGTCGCGATCAAGGAAAAGGTTCCTGCGGCGCTTCGCAACCGGCTCGGCATCGCTATAGCCAAACAAACCTACAAGGCTTACTGTGAACTGCGCAAATCAGAGCGCTGGCAGACACTGGCCGCCGCAGGTGCCCGACCGCAGCGCCTGCTCTGGGCCAGCACCGGGACCAAAGATCCTGATGCCCCGGATACCCTGTACATTGAGTCGCTCGCCGCGCCGGATACCATCAATACCATGCCGGAGAAAACGCTGCTCGCCTTTGCCGAGCATGGTCAAATACATGGTGCGTTACCCGCCGACGGCGGCGATGCCGAAGCCATGGTCGCCGAGTTTGCCCGTGCTGACGTTGACTATAGGGCGCTTGCGGCGCACTTGCAGCGCGAGGGCGTGCAATCTTTCGCTGAGTCCTGGAACGAACTGATCGAGCGTATAACGTCCAAGAGCGCTGCACTGACGCAGAGTCAGCCAGGGGGCACCACGCCATGA
- a CDS encoding acetate/propionate family kinase: MNPANPRILTINGGSSSIKFALFEAGDTLRRILEGGIERIGLPQAHFRVQESSPANNLSRPITAPDHAEAASVLMDWIEERSGRDALTVVGHRVVHGGPMYCEPQRITTQMIEQLRHLSPFAPEHLPQEILLTEAIRHRFPDLPQVACFDTAFHHDLPRVARLLPLPRRYEEQGVRRYGFHGLSYAFLMEELGRLAGAEAAHGRVILAHLGNGASLAAVQGGKSIDTSMGFTPAAGVPMSTRSGDLDPGLPGYLARAENMKAEQFNEMINSRSGLLGMSETSSDMRDLLDRETRDVRAAEAVALFCYQIKKRIGAYAAALGGLDALVFAGGIGEHAPTVRARICDGLGFLGIELDERCNTANEAVISKEKTPVAVRVIHTDEEVMIAKSVCRVLKIPMEKEYEHGQQETNA, translated from the coding sequence CTGAATCCCGCTAACCCCCGCATCCTGACGATCAATGGTGGATCGTCGAGCATCAAGTTCGCGCTGTTCGAAGCCGGCGACACGCTCCGACGGATACTGGAGGGCGGAATCGAGCGGATTGGGCTGCCACAGGCCCACTTTCGGGTGCAGGAATCGAGTCCGGCAAACAATCTTTCTCGTCCGATCACGGCGCCGGATCATGCGGAGGCGGCGAGTGTGCTGATGGATTGGATCGAGGAGCGTAGCGGGCGTGATGCATTGACCGTCGTGGGGCACCGCGTGGTGCATGGTGGACCGATGTACTGCGAACCACAACGCATCACGACGCAAATGATCGAGCAACTGCGCCACCTCAGTCCATTCGCTCCGGAGCACCTGCCTCAGGAGATCCTGCTTACCGAAGCAATTCGACACCGATTCCCGGACCTTCCTCAGGTGGCGTGCTTCGACACGGCTTTTCATCATGATCTGCCGCGCGTTGCGCGCCTGTTGCCACTCCCGCGCCGCTATGAAGAGCAGGGGGTGCGACGCTATGGCTTTCACGGGTTGTCCTACGCCTTTCTGATGGAGGAACTGGGCCGCCTGGCCGGCGCGGAGGCGGCACATGGCCGGGTGATCCTCGCCCACCTCGGCAATGGTGCGAGCCTGGCGGCGGTACAGGGCGGCAAGAGCATCGACACCAGCATGGGCTTCACCCCCGCAGCAGGCGTCCCGATGAGTACCCGCTCGGGTGATCTTGACCCCGGACTTCCCGGGTATCTGGCGCGCGCGGAAAACATGAAGGCGGAGCAATTCAACGAGATGATCAATTCCCGGTCCGGGCTGCTCGGCATGTCGGAAACCAGCTCCGACATGCGTGACCTGCTTGACCGTGAAACGCGGGACGTGCGGGCGGCCGAGGCGGTTGCCCTGTTTTGCTATCAGATCAAGAAAAGGATCGGTGCCTACGCGGCGGCGTTGGGCGGACTGGACGCGCTGGTATTCGCGGGTGGTATCGGTGAACACGCACCCACGGTCCGCGCACGGATCTGTGACGGTCTGGGATTTCTAGGTATTGAGCTCGATGAACGGTGTAACACCGCAAATGAGGCTGTGATTTCCAAGGAAAAGACGCCAGTCGCTGTCCGCGTCATACATACGGATGAGGAAGTCATGATCGCGAAGTCGGTCTGTCGCGTTCTAAAAATCCCAATGGAAAAGGAATACGAACATGGTCAGCAAGAAACAAACGCCTAA
- a CDS encoding phosphoketolase family protein has product MVSKKQTPKHANKPLSADLLHKMDAYWRAANYLSVGQIYLYDNPLLKEPLRLEHVKPRLLGHWGTVPGLNFVYVHLNRIIRQYDLNVINVTGPGHGGPALVANTYLEGTYSEFYPNVSQDEQGMKRLFTQFSFPGGIPSHVAPETPGSINEGGELGYALSHAYGAAFDNPDLLVACVVGDGEAETGPMATSWHSNKFLNPVRDGAVLPILHLNGHKIAGPTVLARIPHDELDALFRGYGYTPYFVEGDNPEAMHQLMAATLDTVVAEIRHHQQEARVKGFGERPRWPMIILRSPKGWTGPESVGGKRIEGTFRAHQVPVTNFVKDPKHLKILEQWMKSYRPEELFDEQGRLIPELAELAPKGQWRMGANPHANGGKLLRDLKMPDFRDFAVKVPKPGKVVAEATRAQGELMRDVMKLNAEARNFRIFSPDETTSNRWDALFEVTDRCSTADILPDDEHVAPDGRVMEMLSEHQCQGWLEGYLLTGRHGFFSCYEAFIHIVDSMFNQHAKWLDVTRDITWRRPIASLNYLLSSHVWRQDHNGFSHQDPGFIDLVANKKAEVIRVYLPPDANTLLWVTDHCLRSHNDVNVIVAGKQPSLQWLDMDAAIRHCTAGLGIWEWASNDEGGDPDVVMACCGDVPTLETLAAVKILRQHFPELKIRVINVVNLMTLQPQSEHPHGISDKDFDVLFTRDKPIILAFHGYPWLIHRLTYRRTNHQQLHVRGYKENGTTTTPFDMAVLNDLDRFHLAGDVIDRVPSLGSRAAYAKQFLRDKLLDHKAYIEKYGEDMPEIRNWRWKDSTL; this is encoded by the coding sequence ATGGTCAGCAAGAAACAAACGCCTAAGCACGCGAATAAGCCACTTTCGGCGGATCTTCTGCATAAGATGGACGCTTATTGGCGCGCCGCCAACTATCTATCGGTTGGCCAGATTTACCTGTACGACAATCCGCTGCTCAAGGAGCCCTTGCGGCTGGAGCATGTGAAGCCGCGCCTGCTGGGGCACTGGGGTACGGTGCCGGGCCTGAATTTTGTTTATGTCCACCTCAACCGGATCATCCGGCAATACGATTTGAACGTGATCAACGTCACCGGCCCTGGGCACGGTGGGCCGGCTCTGGTGGCCAATACCTATCTGGAGGGGACGTACAGCGAGTTTTATCCGAACGTCTCCCAGGATGAGCAGGGGATGAAGAGGCTGTTCACCCAGTTTTCCTTTCCCGGCGGCATCCCCAGCCACGTCGCACCGGAAACCCCCGGTTCCATCAACGAAGGCGGTGAACTCGGCTATGCCCTGTCGCATGCCTATGGCGCCGCGTTCGACAATCCCGACCTGCTGGTGGCCTGCGTGGTGGGCGATGGCGAGGCGGAAACCGGCCCGATGGCTACCAGTTGGCACTCCAACAAATTCCTCAACCCGGTTCGTGACGGTGCCGTTCTGCCGATTCTGCACCTGAACGGCCACAAGATAGCCGGCCCCACCGTGCTGGCGCGCATTCCCCACGACGAACTGGACGCGCTGTTTCGCGGTTATGGATACACGCCTTATTTTGTCGAGGGCGACAACCCCGAGGCGATGCACCAGCTTATGGCGGCCACCCTCGATACCGTGGTGGCTGAGATTCGGCACCACCAGCAAGAAGCGCGCGTCAAAGGGTTTGGCGAGCGCCCGCGCTGGCCCATGATTATCCTGCGCTCGCCGAAGGGCTGGACCGGACCCGAATCCGTTGGTGGCAAGCGGATCGAGGGAACCTTTCGTGCGCACCAGGTTCCGGTGACCAATTTCGTCAAGGATCCCAAGCATCTAAAGATCCTTGAGCAGTGGATGAAAAGTTACCGGCCCGAAGAGCTGTTTGATGAGCAGGGCAGGCTGATTCCGGAACTGGCCGAACTGGCGCCGAAAGGCCAGTGGCGCATGGGCGCCAACCCGCATGCCAATGGCGGCAAGCTGCTGCGCGATCTGAAAATGCCGGACTTCCGCGACTTCGCGGTCAAGGTCCCAAAACCCGGGAAGGTGGTAGCCGAAGCGACACGCGCGCAGGGTGAGCTCATGCGCGACGTGATGAAGCTTAACGCCGAGGCACGCAACTTCCGTATTTTCAGCCCGGATGAAACCACGTCGAATCGCTGGGATGCACTGTTCGAAGTGACCGACCGTTGTTCGACGGCTGACATTCTTCCCGACGACGAGCATGTCGCGCCCGATGGCCGGGTGATGGAGATGTTGAGTGAGCATCAATGCCAAGGCTGGCTCGAAGGCTATCTGTTGACCGGGCGACATGGTTTTTTCTCATGTTATGAGGCCTTCATTCACATTGTCGATTCGATGTTCAACCAGCACGCCAAGTGGCTCGATGTGACACGCGACATTACGTGGCGACGGCCTATTGCCTCGCTGAACTATTTGCTGTCTTCGCACGTGTGGCGGCAGGATCACAATGGCTTCAGTCATCAGGATCCGGGGTTCATCGATCTGGTGGCAAACAAGAAGGCGGAAGTCATCCGCGTCTATTTGCCGCCCGATGCCAACACCCTGCTGTGGGTGACCGACCATTGCCTGCGCAGTCACAATGATGTCAATGTCATCGTCGCCGGCAAGCAGCCTTCGCTGCAATGGCTGGACATGGATGCTGCGATCAGGCACTGCACCGCCGGACTCGGCATCTGGGAGTGGGCCAGCAACGACGAAGGCGGTGATCCCGATGTGGTCATGGCCTGCTGCGGTGACGTGCCAACGCTGGAGACGCTGGCGGCGGTGAAGATACTGCGCCAGCACTTCCCGGAACTGAAGATCCGCGTCATCAACGTCGTGAATTTGATGACGCTTCAGCCGCAAAGCGAGCACCCCCACGGTATCTCCGACAAAGACTTCGACGTACTCTTCACGCGGGACAAACCCATTATTCTGGCGTTCCACGGCTATCCCTGGTTGATTCACCGTCTGACCTACCGCCGTACCAATCATCAGCAGTTGCACGTACGCGGATACAAGGAAAACGGCACCACTACCACTCCATTCGACATGGCGGTATTGAATGATCTGGACCGTTTCCATCTGGCTGGCGATGTGATAGACCGTGTGCCGAGCCTGGGCTCACGCGCTGCCTACGCCAAGCAGTTTCTGCGCGACAAGCTGCTCGACCACAAGGCCTACATCGAAAAATACGGTGAAGATATGCCGGAGATTCGCAATTGGCGGTGGAAGGATTCCACCTTATGA
- a CDS encoding DUF2254 domain-containing protein, with the protein MIKSCSVILLPGSDDCDVGKLGNSGLLPALSPGTNDTSTALLCVDYLTAILPRLSIRQFPSVNRYDGESLRVITIGATFEGRLAEAFDQIRSSAEGNVAIMALMPGAIHAIASLTASPPHKRALDEQVQWIAELAERTIRSTHDRADGNTA; encoded by the coding sequence CTGATCAAGTCGTGTTCAGTGATTCTGTTGCCCGGAAGCGACGATTGCGATGTGGGAAAGCTTGGCAATAGCGGGCTGTTACCCGCACTTTCACCGGGTACCAATGACACCTCGACGGCTCTGCTGTGCGTGGATTATCTGACGGCGATTCTGCCTCGGCTGAGCATTCGGCAATTCCCGTCAGTAAACCGCTATGATGGAGAATCGCTGCGCGTAATCACCATAGGCGCGACCTTTGAAGGTCGGCTGGCAGAGGCGTTCGACCAGATCCGGAGCAGCGCCGAAGGCAATGTTGCCATCATGGCGCTTATGCCAGGCGCCATCCATGCCATCGCCAGCCTGACGGCCAGCCCGCCCCACAAACGAGCGCTCGACGAACAGGTACAATGGATTGCCGAGCTGGCCGAGCGCACCATCAGATCCACGCATGATCGCGCGGATGGAAACACGGCTTAA
- a CDS encoding F0F1 ATP synthase subunit beta — protein MKKIPLLSNSGVVVSVRGSVVDMRFDVQLPPIHALLRTGEKDQIVIEVLAQLDARRVRGIALNPTQGLARGMTVEDSGGPLQAPVGRDILGRMFDVFGKAIDRAAAPPDVQWRSIHQLPPPLVRRTTRSEVFATGIKAIDVLMPLERGGKAGLFGGAGVGKTVLLTEMIHNMIGQHEGVSIFCGIGERCREGEELYREMKEAGVLPNMVMIFGQMNEPPGARFRVGHAALTMAEYFRDDERRDVLLLIDNIFRFIQAGSEVSGLMGQMPSRLGYQPTMGTELSQLEERIANTVSGAITSIQAVYVPADDFTDPAAVHTFSHLSASMVLSRKRASEGLYPAIDPLQSNSKMATPGIVGVRHYALAQEIRRTLAQYAELKDIIAMLGLEQLSPQDRAVVARARRLERFLTQPFFTTEQFTGLPGKLVSLEESLDGCERILNDEFKDYPESALYMIGAVDEAKHKLRPGSGAGSDASGSALELQAEARHAAAEPDES, from the coding sequence ATGAAAAAAATCCCCCTTTTATCGAATTCCGGCGTGGTCGTCTCAGTGCGTGGCAGCGTGGTGGATATGCGCTTCGATGTGCAGCTGCCGCCGATCCACGCGTTGCTGCGCACGGGGGAAAAGGATCAAATCGTCATCGAAGTGCTGGCGCAACTGGATGCGCGCCGCGTACGGGGTATTGCGTTGAACCCGACCCAGGGCCTGGCACGTGGCATGACGGTGGAAGACTCCGGCGGGCCGTTGCAGGCACCGGTCGGCAGAGACATCCTCGGGCGCATGTTCGACGTGTTCGGCAAAGCCATCGATCGTGCCGCGGCACCGCCCGATGTGCAATGGCGGTCCATACATCAGCTGCCGCCGCCGCTGGTGCGCCGCACCACCCGATCGGAGGTGTTTGCAACCGGTATCAAGGCTATCGATGTGCTGATGCCGCTGGAGCGCGGCGGCAAGGCGGGCCTGTTTGGCGGGGCAGGGGTGGGCAAGACCGTGCTGCTCACCGAGATGATTCACAACATGATCGGCCAACACGAAGGCGTGAGTATCTTTTGCGGTATCGGTGAACGCTGCCGCGAAGGCGAGGAACTCTACCGCGAGATGAAAGAGGCCGGCGTACTGCCGAACATGGTGATGATCTTCGGCCAGATGAACGAGCCGCCGGGGGCGCGTTTTCGTGTCGGTCACGCCGCGCTGACCATGGCCGAGTATTTCCGCGACGACGAGCGCCGTGACGTATTGCTGCTCATCGACAATATCTTCCGGTTCATCCAGGCCGGCTCGGAGGTCTCCGGGCTGATGGGGCAGATGCCCTCACGTCTCGGTTATCAGCCGACCATGGGCACCGAGCTGTCACAGCTGGAAGAGCGCATCGCCAATACCGTCAGCGGCGCCATCACCTCGATCCAGGCGGTGTATGTTCCGGCGGATGATTTCACCGACCCGGCGGCGGTACATACCTTCTCGCACCTGTCCGCATCAATGGTACTGTCGCGCAAGCGGGCGAGCGAGGGGCTGTACCCCGCCATCGATCCGTTGCAGTCCAATTCCAAGATGGCCACACCGGGTATCGTCGGCGTCCGGCATTATGCGCTCGCACAGGAGATCCGCCGCACGCTGGCGCAATATGCGGAGCTCAAGGACATCATCGCCATGCTCGGCCTGGAGCAACTGTCGCCGCAGGACCGTGCCGTGGTCGCCCGCGCCCGCCGCCTGGAGCGTTTTCTGACCCAGCCGTTTTTCACCACCGAGCAGTTTACCGGGCTCCCGGGCAAGCTGGTCAGCCTGGAAGAGTCACTGGACGGCTGCGAGCGTATCCTGAACGATGAGTTCAAAGACTACCCGGAGAGCGCGCTCTATATGATCGGCGCGGTGGACGAGGCGAAACACAAGCTGCGGCCCGGCAGCGGTGCAGGCAGTGACGCGTCTGGCTCCGCGCTGGAACTGCAAGCTGAGGCCAGACATGCCGCCGCCGAGCCGGATGAATCTTAG
- a CDS encoding F0F1 ATP synthase subunit epsilon has protein sequence MNLRILLPFQVFADEGDVVRIVAETRTGSLGLLPRRLDCVAALAPGILTYETAAKGDMYVAVDEGVLVKTGPEVLVSVRQAIVGTDLGELRDAVEQEFLTLDEHEQSMRFVLAKMESDFIRRMITFHHD, from the coding sequence ATGAATCTTAGGATCCTCCTGCCTTTCCAGGTCTTTGCCGACGAGGGCGACGTGGTGCGTATCGTCGCCGAGACCCGTACCGGCTCACTGGGGCTCTTGCCACGGCGGCTGGATTGTGTCGCGGCGCTCGCGCCCGGTATCTTGACCTACGAGACCGCAGCGAAGGGCGATATGTATGTAGCGGTGGATGAAGGAGTGCTGGTCAAGACGGGGCCGGAGGTGCTGGTTTCCGTGCGCCAGGCGATAGTGGGGACGGACCTCGGTGAGCTGCGTGATGCGGTGGAGCAGGAGTTTCTGACCCTGGACGAGCATGAGCAAAGCATGCGTTTCGTACTGGCGAAAATGGAAAGCGACTTCATCCGCCGCATGATAACGTTCCACCATGACTGA
- a CDS encoding F0F1 ATP synthase subunit, translating into MTDGERDTPAKQKPSLGQEVGRKAARKLKAQRNAAPGVWFGLGMMGLIGWSVAIPTLLGAALGIWLDKHYPGSHSWTLMLLIIGLTIGCLNAWHWVAREDKAMRDEAEDGDE; encoded by the coding sequence ATGACTGACGGAGAGCGGGACACGCCTGCGAAACAAAAGCCATCGCTCGGGCAGGAGGTTGGCAGGAAGGCGGCACGCAAGCTCAAGGCACAGCGCAACGCCGCGCCGGGTGTCTGGTTCGGCCTGGGCATGATGGGGCTGATCGGCTGGTCGGTGGCGATCCCGACGCTGCTCGGCGCGGCACTCGGTATCTGGCTCGACAAGCACTATCCCGGAAGCCACTCCTGGACGTTGATGCTGCTGATCATCGGGCTGACCATTGGCTGTCTGAACGCGTGGCATTGGGTCGCCAGGGAAGACAAGGCGATGCGGGACGAAGCGGAGGATGGGGATGAATGA
- a CDS encoding ATP synthase subunit I gives MNDWLTLALAGLAGLVLSALSFGGLWWTVRLGVVSRRPALLFLGSLLLRTAVVVTGFYFVGDGDWRRLLACLVGFVVARSIITRLAGPPLDHFKTPVKEAGHAP, from the coding sequence ATGAATGACTGGTTGACGCTGGCACTGGCAGGGCTGGCGGGCCTGGTGCTCAGCGCCCTGTCCTTTGGCGGCCTGTGGTGGACGGTGCGCCTGGGCGTCGTATCCAGGCGCCCGGCGCTGTTGTTTCTTGGCAGCCTGCTGCTGCGGACCGCAGTCGTCGTGACGGGATTCTATTTTGTGGGAGATGGTGATTGGCGACGGCTGCTGGCCTGCCTGGTTGGATTCGTCGTCGCGCGCAGCATCATCACGCGGCTCGCCGGCCCGCCGCTCGACCACTTTAAAACCCCGGTGAAAGAGGCCGGCCATGCGCCTTAG
- a CDS encoding F0F1 ATP synthase subunit A has protein sequence MRLSPDELIFWEYGFFKLNATIVFTWALMLVLAVGARLITRRLSIGLHRARWQNVLEIIVIAIEEQLVDIGLSNPKRYVGFLGTLVLFLAMSALCTIIPGYQPPTGSLSTTVALALCVFVAVPFFGIEERGLRAYLKSYAQPTFIMLPFNIISEISRTLALAVRLFGNMMSGAMIIAILLTITPFIFPIVMMALGLLTGMVQAYIFFILAAVYIAAATRVQAPEAAAGYTH, from the coding sequence ATGCGCCTTAGTCCCGATGAACTCATTTTCTGGGAATACGGGTTCTTCAAACTCAATGCCACCATCGTCTTCACCTGGGCGCTGATGCTGGTGCTGGCCGTGGGCGCCAGGCTGATCACCCGCAGACTCTCCATCGGACTGCACCGGGCCCGCTGGCAGAATGTGCTGGAGATCATCGTCATCGCCATCGAGGAGCAGCTTGTAGACATCGGGCTCAGTAACCCGAAACGCTACGTCGGTTTTCTGGGTACGCTCGTGTTGTTTCTCGCCATGAGTGCCCTGTGCACCATCATCCCCGGCTACCAGCCGCCAACGGGTTCGCTCTCGACCACAGTGGCGCTGGCCCTGTGTGTGTTTGTCGCGGTACCGTTTTTCGGTATCGAGGAGCGCGGTCTGCGCGCCTATCTCAAGTCCTACGCCCAGCCGACGTTCATCATGCTGCCATTCAATATCATCAGTGAAATCTCCCGTACCCTGGCGCTGGCCGTGCGTCTGTTCGGCAACATGATGAGTGGCGCGATGATCATCGCGATCCTGCTCACCATCACGCCATTCATCTTTCCGATCGTCATGATGGCGTTGGGACTGCTCACCGGCATGGTGCAGGCCTATATTTTCTTCATCCTGGCCGCGGTCTACATCGCGGCCGCGACCCGTGTCCAGGCGCCTGAAGCCGCTGCCGGGTACACCCATTGA
- a CDS encoding F0F1 ATP synthase subunit C, protein MDSMTFIAMVSIITAGLTTGIGTMAPALGEGRAVATALTSLAQQPDASATITRTLFVGLAMIESTAIYCFVVSMILIFANPFWNHALDQVAGK, encoded by the coding sequence ATGGATAGCATGACGTTCATCGCAATGGTATCGATCATCACCGCCGGTCTCACCACCGGTATCGGTACCATGGCCCCGGCGCTGGGCGAAGGACGGGCGGTCGCGACGGCATTGACTTCCCTGGCCCAGCAACCCGACGCGTCCGCCACCATTACCAGGACCCTGTTCGTCGGCCTGGCGATGATCGAGTCCACAGCGATCTACTGTTTCGTGGTCTCAATGATTCTGATCTTCGCCAACCCATTCTGGAATCACGCCCTCGATCAGGTCGCTGGAAAGTAA
- a CDS encoding F0F1 ATP synthase subunit B, with product MVVDWFTVAAQIVNFLILVWLLKRFLYQPILHAIDAREQRIAASLADAAAKEVEARTERDTFQRKNEAFDQQRAALLSQATDAARDERQRLLDEARLAADTLRGKRQEALQREHQRLSNEIAHRTRTEVFAIARQALTDLAGTSLEERMSAVFADRLRALDAEARQSLATSLQASTRTVRVRSAFELTETQRTMIQTALNETLGMDIQVRFDTAPEVISGIELTTNGQKVAWSIADYLASLEHSVGELLEKRPEPEAKAGSRLESGAVVSPGERQ from the coding sequence ATGGTCGTCGATTGGTTTACGGTCGCCGCCCAGATAGTCAATTTTCTCATTCTGGTGTGGTTGCTGAAACGCTTCCTCTACCAGCCGATCCTGCACGCCATCGACGCACGGGAACAGCGCATCGCCGCGTCACTCGCGGATGCAGCGGCGAAAGAGGTCGAGGCCCGTACGGAGCGCGACACGTTCCAGCGCAAGAACGAGGCATTCGACCAGCAACGCGCCGCTCTCCTGAGCCAGGCAACCGATGCGGCCAGGGACGAACGGCAGCGGCTGCTCGATGAGGCACGGCTGGCGGCCGACACCCTGCGTGGCAAGCGACAGGAGGCGTTGCAACGCGAACACCAGAGGTTGAGCAACGAAATCGCCCACCGCACCCGCACGGAGGTATTTGCCATTGCGCGCCAGGCGCTGACCGACCTCGCCGGGACAAGTCTGGAAGAACGCATGAGCGCGGTCTTTGCGGACCGCCTGCGAGCGCTGGACGCCGAGGCCAGACAAAGCCTCGCCACCTCCCTGCAGGCATCGACCCGGACGGTGCGCGTGCGCAGCGCCTTTGAACTGACAGAAACGCAACGCACGATGATCCAGACCGCGCTGAATGAGACCCTGGGGATGGACATTCAGGTGCGTTTCGATACCGCGCCCGAGGTGATCAGTGGTATCGAACTCACCACCAACGGACAGAAGGTCGCCTGGAGCATCGCGGACTATCTCGCGTCACTGGAACACAGCGTTGGCGAACTGCTGGAAAAACGCCCTGAACCTGAGGCCAAAGCCGGATCCAGGCTGGAATCAGGCGCTGTGGTCAGTCCCGGGGAGAGGCAATGA